In Pseudomonas hamedanensis, a single window of DNA contains:
- a CDS encoding pyridoxal phosphate-dependent aminotransferase, with the protein MRYSALTQRIAGEGAAAWQIHDRALELRAEGVDVLLLSVGDPDFDTPLPIVHGAIDSLLAGDTHYADIRGRLELRRLIAERHCQRSGQRVDPDQVIVLPGAQCAVYSVAQCLLDPGDEVIVAEPMYVTYEGVFGACGATVIAVPVRPENAFRVDPVDVAARITSKTRAILLYSPNNPSGASLSLPIWQALGALCIRHDLWLISDEVYSELLYEGQHISPASLPGMAERTATINSLSKSHAMTGWRIGWMIGPKPLAEHLVNLSLSMLFGLPDFVQKAAQVALESDLPEVAQMREEYRLRRDLVCERLRDCPGLRPIRPDGGMFVMVDVRQTGLGAQAFAEQLLEGYGVSVLAGEAFGPSAAGHIRIGLVVDRVKLADACARIALCAVQLLQARSA; encoded by the coding sequence ATGCGCTATTCAGCCTTGACCCAACGAATCGCCGGGGAGGGTGCCGCGGCCTGGCAGATTCACGACCGAGCGCTGGAACTGCGCGCCGAAGGTGTCGACGTTTTGTTGCTCAGCGTGGGCGATCCGGATTTCGACACGCCGTTGCCGATTGTGCATGGCGCCATCGACAGCCTGTTGGCCGGCGATACGCACTATGCCGACATTCGTGGCCGGCTCGAGCTGCGCAGGCTGATTGCCGAGCGCCATTGCCAGCGCAGCGGTCAGCGCGTTGATCCGGACCAGGTGATTGTCCTGCCCGGCGCGCAATGCGCGGTGTATTCGGTGGCGCAGTGTCTGCTCGATCCGGGCGACGAAGTGATCGTTGCCGAACCGATGTACGTCACTTACGAGGGCGTGTTTGGCGCTTGCGGGGCCACGGTGATTGCGGTGCCGGTGCGGCCGGAAAACGCTTTTCGCGTCGACCCTGTAGATGTTGCCGCGCGAATCACATCAAAGACCCGCGCCATACTGCTCTACAGTCCGAACAACCCCAGTGGCGCAAGTCTGTCACTGCCGATCTGGCAGGCACTGGGTGCACTGTGCATTCGTCACGATTTGTGGCTGATCAGCGACGAGGTCTACAGCGAGCTTTTATATGAAGGCCAACACATCAGCCCGGCGAGCCTGCCGGGCATGGCCGAACGCACGGCGACGATCAACAGCCTGTCGAAATCCCATGCGATGACCGGTTGGCGCATCGGCTGGATGATCGGGCCGAAACCGTTGGCTGAGCATTTGGTGAACCTGTCGCTGAGCATGCTGTTCGGTCTGCCCGATTTTGTGCAAAAGGCTGCGCAGGTTGCCTTGGAGAGTGACTTGCCCGAAGTGGCGCAGATGCGTGAGGAGTACCGCTTGCGCCGGGATCTTGTGTGCGAGCGTTTGCGCGATTGCCCGGGGCTGCGGCCGATTCGTCCGGATGGCGGCATGTTCGTCATGGTCGATGTCCGCCAGACCGGCCTCGGCGCCCAGGCGTTTGCCGAGCAGTTGCTGGAAGGCTATGGCGTGTCGGTGCTTGCCGGCGAAGCATTCGGGCCGAGCGCGGCGGGGCACATTCGGATCGGGCTGGTGGTGGATCGGGTCAAACTGGCGGATGCCTGCGCGAGGATTGCGTTGTGTGCGGTGCAGCTGTTGCAAGCGCGTAGTGCCTGA
- a CDS encoding MFS transporter produces the protein MKTATLATRRWWYIMPIVFITYSLAYLDRANYGFAAASGMAEDLMITPGLSSLLGALFFLGYFFFQVPGAIYAQKHSVKKLIFVSLILWGGLATLTGVVSNAYWLIVIRFMLGVVEAAVMPAMLVYLCHWFTRAERSRANTFLILGNPVTMLWMSVVSGYLVQHFSWRWMFIIEGLPAVFWAFIWWRLADDRPAQAKWLNEQEKQDLESALAAEQVGIKAVKNYAEAFRSPKVIILALQFFCWSIGVYGFVLWLPSILKAGAQMDMIEAGWLSALPYLAAVIGMLAVSWGSDKLQKRKRFVWPPLLIASIAFYGSYALGAEHFWLSYTLLVIAGACMYAPYGPFFAIVPEILPANVAGGAMALINSMGALGSFGGSYLVGYLNSSTGSPGASYLLMSGALLLSVVLTIFLKPGASDRVVAKAVATPRVPAHS, from the coding sequence ATGAAAACCGCAACCCTTGCCACCCGCCGCTGGTGGTACATCATGCCCATTGTGTTCATCACCTACAGCCTGGCGTATCTGGATCGCGCCAATTACGGTTTTGCCGCCGCGTCCGGCATGGCCGAAGACTTGATGATCACTCCGGGCCTGTCCTCGCTGCTCGGGGCGCTGTTCTTTCTCGGTTACTTTTTCTTTCAGGTGCCGGGGGCGATCTACGCGCAAAAGCACAGCGTGAAGAAGCTGATCTTCGTCAGCCTGATTCTCTGGGGCGGTCTCGCCACGTTGACCGGCGTGGTGTCCAACGCCTACTGGTTGATCGTCATTCGCTTCATGCTCGGCGTGGTCGAAGCGGCGGTGATGCCGGCCATGCTGGTCTACCTGTGTCATTGGTTTACCCGCGCCGAACGCTCGCGCGCCAACACTTTTCTGATCCTCGGCAACCCGGTGACCATGCTGTGGATGTCCGTGGTTTCGGGGTATCTGGTGCAGCATTTCAGCTGGCGCTGGATGTTCATCATCGAAGGCTTGCCAGCGGTGTTCTGGGCGTTTATCTGGTGGCGTCTGGCCGATGATCGTCCAGCCCAGGCCAAGTGGCTCAATGAGCAGGAAAAACAAGACCTGGAAAGCGCCCTTGCCGCTGAGCAGGTCGGGATCAAAGCGGTGAAGAATTACGCCGAGGCGTTCCGTTCGCCAAAGGTGATCATTCTGGCCCTGCAGTTTTTCTGCTGGAGCATCGGCGTTTACGGTTTCGTCCTGTGGCTGCCGTCGATCCTTAAAGCCGGCGCGCAAATGGACATGATCGAGGCCGGCTGGCTGTCGGCGCTGCCGTATCTGGCGGCGGTGATCGGCATGCTCGCGGTGTCGTGGGGTTCGGATAAATTACAGAAGCGTAAGCGCTTCGTCTGGCCGCCACTGTTGATTGCTTCGATCGCGTTTTACGGTTCTTACGCGCTCGGTGCCGAACATTTCTGGTTGTCGTACACGCTGCTCGTGATTGCTGGCGCCTGCATGTACGCGCCGTACGGGCCATTCTTTGCCATTGTCCCGGAAATCCTGCCGGCCAACGTCGCCGGCGGCGCGATGGCGCTGATCAACAGCATGGGCGCGCTCGGCTCTTTCGGCGGTTCGTATCTGGTCGGCTACCTGAACAGCTCCACCGGTTCGCCTGGCGCGTCGTATCTGTTGATGAGCGGCGCGTTATTGCTGTCGGTGGTGCTGACCATTTTTCTCAAGCCCGGCGCCAGTGATCGCGTCGTCGCCAAAGCCGTCGCCACGCCGCGCGTGCCGGCGCACTCCTGA
- a CDS encoding sugar phosphate isomerase/epimerase family protein, with protein MNKPAVSISLSSYGAELVRQRGQDSFIDILAAAGANRIEWREELLTREDPAQLAQATQAQGLQSIYSSPTELWLAGQAQPNPELITALQQAQAFGSKWLKVSLGYFTDNSDLQALAERLKHSPVQLLVENDQTLQGGRIEPFQRFFDAVEQHNLPIKMTFDIGNWHWQDQSAASAARALGRHVGYVHCKAVARRADGKLVAVPPAISDLHLWEQLLRHMDQGVMRAAEYPLQGDDLVQLTREHVAALARLGQSRLEPAHV; from the coding sequence ATGAATAAACCCGCCGTTTCCATCAGTCTGTCCAGCTACGGCGCCGAGCTTGTGCGCCAGCGTGGGCAAGATTCTTTCATCGATATTCTGGCGGCAGCCGGGGCCAATCGCATCGAATGGCGCGAAGAGCTGCTGACCCGCGAAGACCCAGCGCAGTTGGCCCAGGCCACTCAGGCGCAGGGCTTGCAAAGCATTTATTCCTCGCCCACCGAACTGTGGCTCGCCGGCCAGGCGCAGCCGAATCCCGAATTGATCACTGCGCTGCAACAGGCCCAGGCGTTCGGTTCGAAATGGCTGAAGGTGTCGCTCGGTTATTTCACTGACAATTCTGATCTGCAAGCGCTGGCCGAGCGGCTCAAACACAGCCCCGTGCAACTGCTGGTAGAGAACGATCAGACCTTGCAGGGCGGGCGCATCGAGCCGTTTCAGCGCTTCTTCGACGCCGTCGAGCAGCACAATCTGCCGATCAAAATGACCTTCGATATTGGCAACTGGCACTGGCAGGATCAGTCCGCCGCCAGCGCCGCCCGCGCGCTCGGCCGTCACGTAGGTTATGTGCATTGCAAAGCCGTGGCCCGTCGCGCCGACGGCAAACTGGTCGCCGTACCGCCGGCCATCAGCGACCTGCATCTGTGGGAACAACTGCTAAGGCACATGGACCAAGGCGTTATGCGCGCCGCCGAATATCCACTGCAGGGCGATGACCTGGTGCAACTGACCCGCGAACACGTCGCCGCCCTCGCCCGCCTCGGTCAATCGCGCCTGGAGCCTGCCCATGTCTGA
- a CDS encoding methyl-accepting chemotaxis protein translates to MSLRNLNIAPRAFLGFAFIALLVIVLGVFAVSRMTVIRQASIDMDTNQLPSVTHLSVVTENVLRMRILSFRVLVNREPASLQEAQTRIAVLVDKVRKAQASYAALPAGPEERAVFQAFSTTLDNYLQAQNQMLELSRQGDLEALRALINTRIKEGTDQMGEQLNKLIGMNTAGARAAATHAGENYDSAITGIIIVAVIAALATVLLAWLLTRSIVTPLNRAVQAAQTIAGGDLSKAIEIDGKDEPARLLEALAAMQTNLRKTIEQIAGSATQLGAAAEELSAVTEEASRGLQQQNNEIEQAATAVNEMTAAVEEVARNAVSTSEASNQSTQAAREGRDQVVKTVDAIQTMTHDVQNTAQMIEGLAAQGRDIGKVLDVIRAIAEQTNLLALNAAIEAARAGEAGRGFAVVADEVRALAHRTAQSTQEIEKMVAGIQNGTGEAVSSMQQSNQRTQSTLEMARAAGVALEQITHSIHLINERNLVIASASEEQAQVSREVDRNLVNIRDLATQSAAGANQTSAATHELSRLAVDLNAMVARFVI, encoded by the coding sequence AACCAGTTGCCAAGCGTGACTCACCTCAGCGTGGTCACGGAAAACGTCCTGCGCATGCGCATTCTCTCGTTCCGTGTGCTGGTCAATCGCGAACCCGCCAGCCTGCAAGAGGCGCAAACCCGCATCGCTGTGCTGGTCGACAAGGTGCGCAAAGCTCAGGCCAGCTACGCTGCGTTGCCGGCAGGTCCTGAAGAGCGCGCGGTCTTCCAGGCGTTTTCGACCACGCTCGACAATTACCTGCAAGCGCAGAACCAGATGCTTGAGCTGTCGCGCCAGGGCGATCTCGAAGCGCTGCGTGCGTTGATCAACACGCGCATAAAGGAAGGCACCGATCAGATGGGCGAGCAGCTCAACAAGCTGATCGGCATGAACACGGCCGGGGCCAGAGCGGCGGCGACACACGCCGGTGAAAACTATGACAGCGCCATCACCGGGATCATCATCGTTGCCGTGATAGCGGCGCTGGCCACGGTGTTGCTCGCCTGGTTACTGACCCGCAGCATCGTTACACCGCTTAACCGCGCCGTGCAGGCCGCGCAAACCATTGCCGGTGGCGACCTGAGCAAAGCCATCGAGATCGACGGCAAGGACGAACCGGCGCGTCTGCTGGAAGCCTTGGCCGCGATGCAAACCAATTTGCGTAAAACCATCGAACAGATTGCCGGTTCCGCTACACAACTGGGCGCCGCCGCCGAAGAGCTCAGCGCTGTCACCGAAGAAGCCTCGCGCGGCTTGCAGCAACAGAACAATGAAATCGAACAAGCCGCCACCGCCGTCAACGAGATGACCGCCGCCGTCGAGGAAGTCGCACGCAATGCCGTGTCCACTTCCGAAGCGTCGAACCAGTCGACTCAAGCCGCCCGCGAAGGCCGCGATCAAGTAGTGAAAACCGTCGACGCGATCCAGACCATGACCCACGACGTGCAAAACACCGCGCAAATGATCGAAGGCCTCGCCGCGCAAGGTCGTGACATCGGCAAGGTGCTGGACGTGATTCGCGCCATCGCCGAACAGACCAACCTGCTGGCGCTCAACGCCGCCATTGAAGCCGCCCGCGCGGGTGAGGCCGGGCGTGGTTTCGCCGTGGTCGCCGACGAAGTGCGGGCCCTGGCCCATCGCACTGCGCAATCGACCCAGGAAATCGAGAAAATGGTCGCCGGCATTCAGAACGGCACCGGCGAAGCGGTTTCGTCGATGCAGCAAAGCAACCAGCGCACCCAGTCCACTCTGGAAATGGCCCGCGCTGCCGGTGTGGCGCTGGAGCAAATCACTCATTCGATCCACCTGATCAACGAACGCAACCTGGTCATTGCCAGCGCGTCGGAAGAACAGGCGCAAGTGTCGCGGGAAGTCGATCGCAACCTGGTCAATATCCGCGACCTCGCCACGCAATCCGCCGCCGGCGCCAACCAGACCAGCGCCGCGACCCACGAGCTGTCGCGACTGGCGGTGGATTTGAACGCCATGGTGGCGCGTTTCGTGATTTGA
- a CDS encoding IS110 family transposase: protein MAMRVSKAIVGVDVAKAELVIYLADPDLLTSITNEKLAIKRWLKTLAGPTAIAVEATNIYHVDLVELAHESGHDVYIIDGFQLSNYRKSIGGRSKTDASDARLLARFLKNEGEDLRPWTPPPAVYGKLQSLLRRRASLIRAKTSLTQSWANDASLKGVFATFIKSIERLDLLVQKKLKEVLREAGLLEEVARCQAIEGIGFLTATALVMAYNRGDFTSGDSYIAFLGMDLRVSDSGQKNGRRYLTKRGCSEVRRLLHNAAMSACRSNAWKEFYNHHLSCGKATTQVLVMLGRKLARIAFALMKNQSEYQSKGGVMA from the coding sequence GTGGCAATGCGCGTGTCGAAGGCAATCGTGGGCGTGGACGTCGCCAAAGCTGAACTCGTTATTTATTTAGCAGATCCAGATCTGCTCACCTCGATAACCAATGAAAAGCTGGCCATAAAGCGCTGGCTTAAAACATTGGCGGGGCCCACTGCGATAGCTGTTGAGGCGACAAATATTTATCACGTCGACTTGGTTGAGTTGGCTCATGAGTCAGGTCACGACGTCTACATCATCGACGGTTTTCAACTAAGTAATTATCGTAAAAGTATCGGTGGTCGCAGTAAAACGGACGCATCTGACGCCCGTCTTCTCGCCCGTTTTTTAAAAAACGAAGGTGAGGATCTGCGACCTTGGACCCCACCTCCGGCAGTCTACGGCAAGCTGCAAAGCCTTCTACGACGCAGAGCTTCGCTGATACGGGCCAAAACCAGCCTGACCCAGAGCTGGGCAAATGACGCCAGTTTGAAAGGCGTGTTCGCAACTTTCATAAAGTCTATAGAACGGCTGGATTTACTTGTTCAGAAAAAACTCAAGGAAGTCTTGCGCGAAGCTGGTTTGCTGGAAGAGGTTGCCAGATGCCAAGCCATCGAAGGTATAGGTTTTCTAACTGCAACTGCTTTGGTCATGGCATACAACCGAGGCGACTTTACCAGCGGGGACTCTTATATAGCGTTCTTAGGCATGGACCTGAGAGTGAGTGACTCGGGTCAAAAAAATGGCCGTAGATATTTAACCAAGCGAGGATGCTCGGAGGTACGTCGATTACTGCATAACGCCGCCATGTCAGCCTGCCGATCAAATGCCTGGAAAGAGTTCTACAACCATCATCTCAGTTGCGGAAAAGCGACTACACAGGTGCTGGTGATGCTCGGCCGTAAACTTGCTCGAATAGCGTTCGCCCTGATGAAAAACCAGAGCGAATACCAATCGAAAGGGGGAGTTATGGCTTGA
- a CDS encoding sugar kinase — MSEIDILSFGETMAMLVAEQTGDLAAVEHFHKRIAGADSNVAIGLSRLGFNVAWLSRVGNDSLGRFVVETLVNEGLDCSHVDVDNQHPTGFQFKSRNDDGSDPQVEYFRCGSAASHLSPQSITPSLLNARHLHATGIPPALSASAREMSFELMTRMRNAGRSVSFDPNLRPSLWASEGEMICEINRLAALAHWVLPGLSEGRLLTGFDDPADIAAFYLDQGAEAVAIKLGPEGAYYRTHLDQGFVAGVPVTNVVDTVGAGDGFAVGMISALLEHQSFAEAVQRANWIGSRAVQSRGDMEGLPTRLELSVEFEAAFASRLAPTFEMHSPVGASLLAKRPA; from the coding sequence ATGTCTGAGATCGATATTCTCTCGTTCGGTGAAACGATGGCGATGCTGGTCGCCGAGCAGACCGGCGATCTGGCCGCGGTCGAGCATTTTCACAAGCGCATCGCCGGGGCCGACAGCAACGTCGCGATCGGGCTGTCACGCCTGGGTTTTAACGTGGCGTGGCTGAGCCGGGTCGGCAACGATTCGCTCGGACGCTTTGTGGTCGAGACGTTGGTCAACGAAGGACTCGATTGCAGTCACGTCGACGTCGATAACCAGCATCCGACCGGTTTCCAGTTCAAATCGCGCAACGACGATGGCAGCGACCCGCAGGTCGAGTATTTCCGTTGCGGTTCGGCAGCCAGTCATCTGTCGCCGCAATCGATCACACCATCGCTACTTAACGCCCGCCATTTGCACGCCACGGGGATTCCGCCCGCACTGTCGGCGTCGGCACGGGAAATGTCGTTTGAACTGATGACTCGGATGCGCAACGCCGGGCGCAGCGTGTCGTTCGACCCCAATCTGCGCCCGAGCCTGTGGGCCAGTGAAGGCGAGATGATCTGCGAGATCAACCGTCTCGCCGCGCTCGCCCATTGGGTGCTGCCGGGATTGAGTGAAGGCCGTTTGCTCACCGGTTTCGACGACCCGGCGGACATTGCCGCGTTTTATCTGGACCAGGGTGCCGAGGCGGTAGCGATCAAGCTCGGGCCGGAGGGCGCCTATTACCGCACGCATCTGGATCAGGGCTTTGTCGCGGGTGTGCCGGTGACCAACGTCGTCGATACGGTGGGCGCCGGTGACGGCTTCGCGGTGGGGATGATCAGCGCCCTGCTGGAACACCAGAGCTTTGCCGAGGCGGTGCAGCGAGCGAACTGGATTGGCAGTCGCGCGGTGCAGAGTCGCGGGGATATGGAAGGGTTGCCGACCCGTCTGGAGTTATCCGTTGAATTTGAGGCCGCCTTCGCGAGCAGGCTCGCTCCTACATTTGAAATGCACTCCCCTGTGGGAGCGAGCCTGCTCGCGAAGAGGCCCGCATAG
- a CDS encoding 2-hydroxyacid dehydrogenase: protein MKKHIVLYKKLSPALMVRLQEQFDVTLIESLDADGLMQLRDALPRAHGLLGASLKLDAALLDLAPQLEAIASVSVGVDNYDIDYLSRRNVLLTNTPDVLTETTADTGFALILAAARRVVELANMVRGGQWSRNIGPAHFGTDVHGKTLGIIGMGRIGEALAQRGHFGFGMPVIYHSQSRKPAVEERFDAQYRSLEDLLKQADFICLTLPLTAQTERLIGAEQFALMRPESIFINISRGKVVDEAAMIDALANKRIRAAGLDVFEREPLNHDSPLLQLSNVVATPHMGSATHETREAMARCAVENLLAALGGERPANLVNPTAWQG from the coding sequence ATGAAAAAACACATCGTGCTGTACAAGAAACTCTCGCCAGCGCTGATGGTGCGGCTGCAAGAGCAGTTTGACGTGACGCTGATCGAAAGCCTCGACGCCGACGGCCTCATGCAACTTCGCGATGCCCTGCCCCGCGCCCACGGTTTGCTCGGCGCCAGCCTGAAACTCGATGCGGCGCTGCTGGATCTCGCGCCGCAACTGGAGGCGATTGCCAGCGTCTCGGTAGGTGTCGACAACTACGACATCGATTACCTGAGCCGACGCAACGTCCTGCTCACCAATACTCCTGATGTGCTCACCGAAACCACCGCCGACACCGGTTTCGCCCTGATCCTCGCCGCTGCCCGGCGTGTGGTCGAACTGGCCAACATGGTGCGTGGCGGGCAATGGAGTCGCAACATCGGCCCGGCGCATTTCGGCACCGACGTGCACGGCAAGACGCTGGGCATCATCGGCATGGGCCGCATCGGCGAGGCCCTGGCCCAGCGTGGGCATTTCGGCTTCGGCATGCCGGTGATCTACCACAGCCAGTCGCGCAAACCGGCGGTCGAGGAACGTTTCGACGCGCAATATCGCAGCCTCGAGGATTTGCTCAAGCAGGCCGATTTCATTTGCCTGACCTTGCCATTGACGGCGCAGACTGAACGACTGATCGGCGCCGAGCAGTTTGCGCTGATGCGACCGGAGAGCATTTTCATCAATATCTCGCGCGGTAAAGTAGTCGATGAAGCGGCGATGATCGATGCCTTGGCCAACAAGCGCATTCGCGCGGCGGGGCTGGATGTGTTTGAGCGCGAGCCGCTGAACCATGACTCGCCGTTGTTGCAGTTGAGTAATGTGGTGGCGACGCCGCATATGGGCTCGGCAACGCATGAGACGCGTGAGGCGATGGCGCGGTGTGCGGTGGAGAATCTGCTGGCGGCGCTGGGTGGGGAAAGGCCGGCGAATCTGGTGAATCCCACCGCTTGGCAGGGCTGA